The Arachis ipaensis cultivar K30076 chromosome B07, Araip1.1, whole genome shotgun sequence genome includes a window with the following:
- the LOC107609515 gene encoding V-type proton ATPase 16 kDa proteolipid subunit isoform X3: MAGFSGDETAPFFGFLGAAAALVFSCMGAAYGTAKSGVGVASMGVMRPELVMKSIVPVVMAGVLGIYGLIIAVIISTGINPKAKSYYLFDGYAHLSSGLACGLAGLSAGMAIGIVGDAGVRIRFRNMCHPTSTP; this comes from the exons ATGGCAGGCTTCAGCGGCGACGAAACTGCTCCTTTCTTCGGCTTCCTCGGTGCTGCTGCTGCCCTCGTCTTCTCCT GTATGGGAGCGGCGTACGGAACGGCGAAGAGTGGAGTGGGAGTGGCGTCGATGGGAGTGATGAGGCCTGAGCTTGTGATGAAGTCGATAGTGCCAGTTGTGATGGCTGGCGTGCTTGGTATTTATGGCCTCATCATTGCCGTTATCATCAGCACTGGCATTAACCCTAAGGCTAAGTCTTACTATCTCTTCGACGGTTACGCCCACCTGTCCTCCGGCCTCGCTTGTGGCCTCGCCGGTCTCTCCGCTGGCATGGCCATCGGAATTGTTGGTGATGCTGGCGTCAG